A DNA window from Agrobacterium vaccinii contains the following coding sequences:
- a CDS encoding DUF6074 family protein translates to MTERSEVIAFPAKNRVADIKRCVQMLESLHGEEANRFWRDECRALAARLVNLGYDDTAMRQEVMEFQGAVQTELWGRCQQEEPARRDAY, encoded by the coding sequence GTGACAGAGCGTTCAGAAGTAATTGCGTTTCCCGCCAAAAACCGCGTCGCTGACATAAAGCGCTGCGTTCAGATGCTAGAATCGCTTCACGGCGAAGAAGCAAACCGCTTCTGGCGGGATGAGTGCCGGGCCCTTGCCGCGCGTCTCGTCAATCTGGGTTATGACGATACGGCCATGCGCCAGGAAGTCATGGAGTTTCAGGGTGCGGTGCAAACCGAGCTTTGGGGCCGCTGCCAGCAGGAAGAACCTGCACGGCGCGACGCTTACTAA
- a CDS encoding LacI family DNA-binding transcriptional regulator: MSIPASATIEDVARIAEVSIATVSRAIHTPEKVANSTRLKVNQAIAVTGYTTNAMARSLRLGRSNMILVVAPDIGDPNFSNILVGLENEARSHGYGILIGHTQNDAQRGLEYLKFLNSNQAAGLILFTGILPFGHQAMTARLPPSVGVFEPIYNGGIPYVGVDDTKGARKIVDMLIAEGHERIAFIGDSRVRLAYSRRRKGYDEGLQAAGLIPAPALIIEGDGTLESGRLAIEQLFMRDTLPTAFMCVNDQTAIGVMIGLTARGYDIPRDFSVTGFDDIPQAVFMSPALTTIRQPRTAIGKHAMALLLDLLGGGQANEPEILLTPDLIVRNSVGAPARRLTHR; the protein is encoded by the coding sequence TTGTCTATTCCCGCATCAGCCACAATCGAAGACGTCGCCCGGATTGCGGAGGTTTCCATCGCCACCGTGTCGCGCGCCATACACACGCCTGAAAAAGTGGCGAATTCGACGCGACTGAAGGTCAATCAGGCGATTGCCGTCACTGGCTACACGACCAATGCGATGGCCCGCAGCTTGCGCCTGGGCCGCTCCAATATGATCCTGGTTGTCGCGCCTGACATCGGCGATCCCAATTTTTCGAACATTCTCGTCGGCTTGGAAAACGAAGCGCGCTCACACGGCTACGGCATATTGATCGGCCATACGCAGAACGATGCGCAGCGTGGTTTGGAATATCTCAAATTCCTGAATTCCAACCAGGCCGCAGGGCTCATCCTATTCACCGGCATCCTGCCCTTTGGCCATCAGGCCATGACGGCGCGGCTACCGCCTAGCGTCGGTGTTTTCGAGCCCATCTATAATGGTGGCATTCCCTATGTCGGCGTCGATGACACCAAGGGTGCCCGCAAGATCGTCGATATGCTGATTGCCGAAGGGCATGAGCGGATCGCGTTCATCGGCGATTCCCGCGTCCGGCTCGCCTATAGCCGCAGACGCAAGGGCTATGACGAAGGCTTGCAGGCGGCGGGTCTGATACCGGCGCCTGCCTTGATCATAGAGGGAGATGGAACGCTGGAGAGTGGGCGGCTGGCCATCGAGCAACTGTTCATGCGCGATACGCTGCCGACAGCGTTCATGTGCGTCAACGACCAGACGGCGATCGGCGTGATGATCGGTCTGACTGCGCGCGGCTACGATATTCCACGCGACTTTTCGGTAACGGGCTTTGACGATATTCCGCAGGCGGTCTTCATGTCCCCTGCCCTGACGACCATTCGTCAGCCCAGAACGGCCATCGGCAAACACGCCATGGCGTTGCTGCTCGATCTTTTAGGCGGTGGGCAGGCGAACGAGCCGGAAATCCTGCTGACGCCTGACCTCATCGTTCGCAATTCCGTGGGCGCGCCAGCACGGCGGCTGACCCACAGATAA
- a CDS encoding sugar ABC transporter ATP-binding protein, protein MENEIADVGGTLLSARRISKSFNGVQVLFSINFDLKAGEIHALMGENGAGKSTLVKVLSGFEQPSTGEILLDGKPVKLPPNGLAEALGIVIIHQEFNLAEHLTVTESLFLGRELTHFGVLDRKAMRAETRRVLNLLGCHVDENAMIGTLSVAEKQMVEIAKAISRDARIVFMDEPTAVLSREETNYLFQQVRKLRDKGTSFVFVSHKLDEVMELTDRVTVLRDGHWVKTAPTALLDGEAIAQLMVGRELSSLYPAKREPDVDEKVVLSVRRVSTKYVQDASFDLRRGEIIGFSGLIGSGRTELAEAIVGLRSRLSGDVEVNGKVLPPHDLHASIDAGLAYMTKDRKSKGLLLNAGMALNLTLQSLERHGKFGYLSSSSEANSLERARRRFDIRVRDGSVVVGRMSGGNQQKLLLAKVMETEPRIIIIDEPTRGIDVGTKQQIYHFISALARDGHSVVVVSSEMQEVIGLCTRVAVMREGRVVGMLEGDEINEREIMRYAAGLKTKAAA, encoded by the coding sequence ATGGAAAATGAGATTGCTGACGTCGGCGGTACGTTGCTGTCTGCGCGTCGTATTTCCAAATCTTTCAATGGGGTACAGGTCCTTTTCAGCATCAATTTCGATCTGAAGGCTGGGGAAATCCATGCGTTGATGGGTGAGAACGGCGCGGGCAAGTCTACTCTCGTCAAGGTTCTCTCAGGTTTCGAACAGCCAAGCACCGGCGAGATATTGCTGGACGGCAAACCCGTGAAGCTGCCGCCCAACGGGCTGGCCGAAGCGCTCGGTATCGTCATCATCCACCAGGAATTCAATCTGGCCGAACATCTCACGGTGACCGAGAGCCTGTTTCTAGGCCGGGAACTAACGCATTTCGGCGTGCTGGATCGCAAGGCGATGCGTGCAGAAACGCGCCGCGTGCTTAACTTGCTGGGCTGTCATGTCGATGAGAACGCGATGATCGGCACGCTGTCCGTCGCTGAAAAGCAGATGGTGGAAATTGCCAAAGCGATCAGCCGCGATGCGCGCATCGTTTTCATGGATGAGCCGACAGCGGTCTTGTCGCGCGAGGAAACCAATTATCTGTTCCAGCAGGTGCGCAAGCTGCGCGACAAGGGCACGAGCTTCGTCTTCGTCTCGCACAAGCTGGATGAAGTCATGGAACTGACGGACCGGGTTACGGTGCTGCGCGACGGACACTGGGTGAAGACCGCGCCCACTGCGTTGCTGGATGGCGAGGCGATTGCGCAGCTCATGGTCGGGCGTGAGTTGTCTAGCCTCTATCCTGCCAAACGCGAGCCTGATGTGGACGAGAAGGTCGTCCTCAGCGTTCGCAGGGTTTCCACAAAATATGTGCAGGATGCCAGTTTTGATCTCAGACGAGGCGAAATCATCGGCTTTTCGGGCCTGATCGGTTCTGGCCGCACAGAATTGGCGGAGGCCATCGTCGGGCTGCGGTCGCGGCTGTCGGGCGACGTCGAAGTCAACGGCAAGGTATTGCCGCCGCATGACCTGCACGCCAGCATCGACGCCGGGCTTGCCTATATGACCAAGGATCGCAAATCCAAGGGTCTGCTTTTAAATGCTGGTATGGCGCTGAACCTGACGCTGCAATCGCTGGAGCGTCACGGAAAATTCGGCTACCTCAGCTCATCCAGCGAGGCGAATTCTCTGGAGCGCGCGCGTCGTCGCTTCGACATTCGCGTGCGTGATGGCAGCGTGGTGGTGGGCCGCATGTCCGGCGGCAACCAGCAGAAACTGTTGCTGGCCAAGGTCATGGAGACGGAACCCAGAATCATCATCATCGACGAGCCCACGCGTGGCATCGATGTGGGGACCAAGCAGCAAATCTATCATTTCATTTCAGCGCTTGCACGCGATGGCCACTCGGTCGTCGTGGTGTCCTCGGAAATGCAGGAGGTCATCGGCCTCTGCACTCGTGTCGCGGTCATGCGCGAAGGCCGGGTGGTGGGCATGCTGGAAGGCGACGAAATCAACGAGCGGGAAATCATGCGCTATGCGGCGGGTCTGAAAACGAAGGCGGCGGCGTAG
- a CDS encoding ABC transporter permease, with protein MSASEDSKEKRDARSLRDIDLRAVAPFIALFLLLIVGAMVNPNFISINNLANVATRSAFIAIIAVGATFVISAGDLDLSVGSMVAFVASLMILLMNSGVVSDPALMLVLAVVFTLVAGALCGLANGLITTVGKIEPFIATLGTMGVFRGLTTWLSQGGAITLREPQLQTMYRPVYFGSFIGIPIPILVILIVTGIAAFILYRTRYGRHVTAVGSNRDVAKYSGVAVNRVRTIAFVIQGLCVAIAVLLYVPRLGSTSATTGMMWELQAITAVVVGGTALKGGAGRVWGTICGAFILELVGNIMLLSNFISEYLIGAIQGAIIIIAMLVQRSLMRRS; from the coding sequence ATGAGTGCAAGTGAGGACAGCAAGGAAAAAAGGGACGCACGGTCGCTTCGCGATATAGATTTGCGGGCAGTCGCGCCTTTTATCGCACTGTTTCTGCTGTTGATTGTCGGAGCCATGGTCAATCCGAATTTCATCAGCATCAACAACCTCGCCAATGTGGCGACACGCAGCGCGTTCATCGCGATCATCGCCGTCGGGGCGACCTTTGTGATTTCGGCAGGCGACTTGGACCTGTCGGTGGGCTCGATGGTGGCCTTCGTTGCCAGTTTGATGATACTGCTGATGAATTCAGGTGTGGTGTCCGACCCGGCGCTGATGTTGGTGCTTGCGGTCGTGTTCACGCTAGTGGCGGGGGCCCTGTGCGGCCTTGCCAACGGGTTGATCACGACGGTCGGCAAGATCGAGCCTTTCATCGCGACGCTTGGCACCATGGGTGTGTTTCGTGGCCTGACCACTTGGCTCTCGCAGGGTGGGGCGATCACGTTGCGTGAACCGCAGTTGCAGACCATGTACCGTCCCGTCTATTTCGGATCGTTCATCGGTATTCCGATCCCTATTCTCGTCATTTTGATCGTGACCGGCATTGCAGCCTTTATCCTGTACCGTACCCGCTACGGGCGGCATGTGACGGCGGTCGGGTCCAATCGTGATGTCGCCAAATATTCCGGCGTTGCGGTCAACCGTGTGCGCACCATCGCCTTCGTCATTCAGGGCTTGTGCGTTGCTATCGCTGTTCTTCTCTACGTTCCGCGCCTGGGTTCGACGTCTGCCACAACGGGCATGATGTGGGAGTTGCAGGCCATCACGGCGGTCGTCGTGGGTGGAACGGCGCTCAAGGGCGGGGCAGGTCGTGTCTGGGGCACCATCTGTGGTGCGTTCATTCTGGAACTCGTCGGCAACATCATGCTGCTGTCCAACTTCATCAGTGAGTATCTGATCGGGGCAATTCAGGGCGCAATCATCATCATCGCCATGCTGGTTCAGCGGTCGCTGATGAGGCGTTCATAA
- a CDS encoding substrate-binding domain-containing protein gives MRKRLLGVAVALVALSGAVQAQDKKVTIGVSIPAADHGWTAGVVYHAERVAKLLMQEHPGLNVIVKTSPDAATQANAVQDLETQGIDALVILPSDPDPLVNAIKQVKDNGKFVALVDRAPSVNDDTVRDLYVAGNNPALGEVAGKYIADTTPDAQVVVIRGLPIPIDQQRQDGFDKGIAGSKVKILDRQFGNWNRDDAFKVMQDYLTKYPKIDVVWCQDDDMAVGVLQAIEQAKRTDIKYVVAGAGSKDMIKKVMDGDKMIPVDVLYPPAMVATAMELTAANFYDQVPVRGTYILDATLVTKDNAESFYFPDSPF, from the coding sequence ATGCGAAAGAGACTGTTGGGAGTGGCTGTGGCGCTGGTGGCGCTGAGCGGGGCAGTACAGGCACAGGATAAAAAGGTGACGATCGGCGTTTCCATTCCTGCGGCGGACCACGGCTGGACTGCGGGCGTGGTCTATCATGCGGAACGTGTGGCGAAGCTGCTGATGCAGGAACATCCGGGCCTCAATGTCATCGTCAAGACATCGCCAGATGCGGCCACGCAGGCAAATGCCGTGCAGGATCTGGAAACACAGGGCATCGATGCGCTCGTCATCCTGCCATCCGATCCCGATCCACTGGTCAACGCTATCAAGCAGGTCAAGGACAATGGCAAGTTCGTTGCTCTCGTCGATCGTGCGCCGAGCGTCAATGACGATACCGTTCGCGATCTCTATGTTGCCGGTAACAACCCTGCTTTGGGTGAAGTTGCAGGCAAATACATAGCTGATACCACGCCGGATGCGCAGGTCGTGGTTATTCGCGGCCTGCCCATTCCCATCGACCAGCAGCGTCAGGATGGGTTCGACAAGGGTATCGCCGGTTCGAAGGTGAAAATCCTCGACCGTCAGTTCGGCAACTGGAACCGCGACGATGCTTTCAAGGTCATGCAGGACTATCTGACGAAGTACCCGAAGATCGACGTGGTCTGGTGCCAGGACGATGACATGGCCGTTGGCGTTCTCCAGGCCATCGAGCAGGCCAAGCGGACCGACATCAAATATGTCGTTGCCGGTGCAGGCTCCAAGGACATGATCAAGAAGGTCATGGATGGCGACAAGATGATCCCGGTCGATGTGCTCTATCCACCGGCAATGGTGGCAACTGCTATGGAACTGACCGCCGCCAACTTCTACGATCAGGTCCCTGTTCGCGGCACCTACATCCTTGACGCCACGCTGGTGACCAAGGACAACGCCGAGAGCTTCTATTTCCCAGACTCACCGTTCTAA
- a CDS encoding NAD(P)/FAD-dependent oxidoreductase, with protein sequence MNSSEKCEVLVIGTGIIGVMSALYLQNAGKSVTFLERGEIARGASAGNAGILAFPEIIPIPAPGIIKKAPKWLIDPLGPLSVPPAYALKIAPWLWRFWKASSTDRFRHGLNVQIAMMALAAREMQAIADMPELSRFITNTGTLDLYDTRTSFDAAQKDWDEKERAGFDFSRIGREEIERLQPGLAPQFQNAVFTLGGLQVGDPYEFTRAIADLVMARGATLRQGEAVSVDTVGESTIVTLSSGEKIGADKVVIACGAWSKPLAASLGNSVPLETERGYNTTLPAGSFDLVRQLYFNDHAFVVTPLSSGIRVGGAVELGGLDLPANFKRSEALLKKAGQFLPGLKTEGGKQWMGFRPSMPDCLPVIGPSRNNNSVIYAFGHGHLGLTQSAATARLVTQLVKSEETAISVDPFRPGRFA encoded by the coding sequence ATGAATTCATCAGAAAAATGCGAAGTGCTGGTTATCGGCACCGGCATCATCGGCGTGATGTCTGCTCTGTATCTTCAAAATGCCGGCAAGTCGGTGACGTTTCTGGAACGAGGCGAAATCGCGCGCGGGGCCAGCGCCGGAAATGCCGGTATTCTTGCATTTCCCGAAATCATCCCCATTCCTGCGCCGGGCATTATTAAAAAAGCACCGAAATGGCTGATCGATCCGCTCGGTCCACTCAGCGTTCCACCTGCCTATGCCCTGAAGATCGCGCCATGGCTGTGGCGCTTCTGGAAAGCCAGCTCTACCGACAGGTTCCGCCACGGCCTCAATGTCCAGATCGCGATGATGGCACTGGCAGCACGCGAGATGCAGGCCATTGCCGATATGCCGGAGCTTTCCCGCTTCATCACCAACACCGGCACCCTCGACCTCTACGACACCAGAACGAGTTTCGATGCCGCGCAAAAAGACTGGGATGAGAAGGAGCGCGCAGGCTTCGATTTCTCCCGGATCGGACGTGAGGAAATCGAGCGACTACAGCCCGGTCTTGCACCACAGTTTCAGAACGCGGTTTTCACGCTCGGCGGCTTGCAGGTCGGAGACCCCTACGAATTCACCAGAGCGATCGCCGATCTGGTAATGGCACGTGGTGCCACGCTTCGCCAGGGTGAGGCCGTCAGCGTCGATACTGTCGGCGAAAGCACCATCGTGACACTTTCAAGTGGAGAGAAAATCGGTGCGGACAAGGTGGTGATTGCCTGTGGTGCCTGGTCCAAGCCACTTGCGGCATCGCTGGGCAATAGTGTCCCGCTGGAGACAGAGCGCGGCTATAACACCACATTGCCCGCAGGCTCTTTCGATCTAGTCCGCCAGCTTTACTTCAACGACCATGCCTTCGTGGTCACGCCGCTCTCTTCGGGCATTCGCGTGGGCGGCGCGGTGGAACTCGGTGGGCTCGATCTACCTGCGAATTTCAAGCGGTCGGAAGCCTTGCTGAAGAAGGCCGGTCAATTCCTGCCGGGCCTGAAAACCGAAGGCGGCAAACAATGGATGGGTTTCCGCCCATCGATGCCGGATTGCCTGCCCGTCATCGGCCCGTCGCGCAACAACAATTCAGTGATCTACGCCTTCGGTCACGGGCATCTCGGGCTCACCCAATCTGCTGCGACCGCACGGCTTGTCACGCAATTGGTCAAGAGCGAAGAAACCGCCATTTCGGTCGATCCTTTCAGGCCCGGACGCTTCGCCTGA
- a CDS encoding glycosyltransferase family 39 protein, whose product MYEKSAGAPVKIETENTLKRFAFCLTSNPNAVIVLFGAYFLLQIIVRQLVPPALRVDEAQQVLFAQWLALGYDAQPPLYNWYQQAVFAVFGTSMATIALAKNFILFLTFAAFVKTAELVLENKRFVVVAALALFVIPQVFWQAQRDLTHTAMLMLTFTMLLYGSIRLIQRPSLMGYVLVGVVAGLGMLSKYNFALALPALLVAVWFHPQGRARLLDRRFLLTVLVSVVVFLPHLFWLVDNIVFASEVTLKRMAEDAPDNRFLQVGRGLARFVAGSLIIVAVPALLLWLTALREQKLPRRTQSAWFRFFLHYFIAIATLMALVIFMTTMTELRDRWLLPLLLPAPILAALYLERYVADADRFVLRFLPIPLIMLALVPVALLISYPLMASLGRTSSSNYDWQAFKRQIVETEKLSPSVIVTLNWPTGGNLRFLFNDVPVATAIYDDYDPPFTITDKHPALMAWIGDDDQSPELSKWIEGQLNVRVKDVKTSTLSVPMYYPIKGKMLRLNYAVVRPADIVRD is encoded by the coding sequence ATGTACGAAAAATCGGCGGGGGCGCCGGTGAAGATCGAGACCGAGAACACGCTGAAAAGGTTCGCGTTTTGCCTTACGAGCAATCCGAATGCCGTTATTGTGCTTTTCGGAGCCTATTTCCTGTTGCAGATCATCGTGCGTCAGCTGGTTCCTCCGGCACTACGCGTCGATGAGGCCCAGCAAGTCCTGTTCGCGCAGTGGCTTGCGCTCGGTTACGACGCGCAGCCGCCCTTGTACAATTGGTATCAACAGGCCGTTTTCGCAGTTTTCGGCACGTCGATGGCGACCATCGCCCTTGCCAAGAACTTCATCCTGTTCCTGACATTCGCCGCCTTTGTAAAAACCGCAGAATTGGTGCTGGAAAACAAGCGCTTCGTGGTCGTCGCCGCGCTGGCGCTGTTCGTCATCCCGCAGGTTTTCTGGCAGGCGCAGCGTGACCTGACCCACACAGCGATGCTGATGCTGACCTTCACGATGCTGCTTTACGGCAGCATCCGGCTCATCCAGCGCCCTTCATTGATGGGCTATGTACTAGTTGGCGTGGTCGCAGGGCTCGGCATGCTGTCGAAATACAATTTCGCCCTGGCACTACCAGCGTTGCTTGTTGCCGTGTGGTTCCATCCACAGGGCCGCGCCAGACTGCTGGACCGGCGTTTTTTGCTGACCGTCCTCGTCAGTGTCGTGGTGTTTCTGCCCCACCTCTTCTGGCTCGTCGATAACATCGTCTTCGCCTCCGAAGTGACGTTGAAGCGCATGGCAGAAGATGCGCCGGACAACCGCTTTTTACAGGTCGGTCGCGGCCTTGCCCGTTTCGTCGCCGGGTCGCTGATCATCGTCGCGGTTCCCGCACTCCTGCTCTGGCTAACCGCCCTTCGGGAACAGAAGCTGCCGCGCAGAACCCAAAGTGCGTGGTTCAGGTTCTTCCTCCATTACTTCATCGCCATTGCAACATTGATGGCGCTCGTCATCTTCATGACGACCATGACGGAGTTGCGCGACCGCTGGCTGCTGCCATTGCTTCTGCCAGCACCCATTCTGGCCGCGCTCTATCTGGAGCGCTACGTGGCCGATGCGGACCGCTTCGTCCTCCGCTTCCTGCCCATTCCGCTCATCATGTTGGCACTGGTACCAGTTGCGCTGTTGATCTCGTATCCGCTGATGGCTTCACTGGGCAGAACATCCAGCTCGAATTACGATTGGCAGGCCTTCAAACGCCAGATCGTCGAGACGGAGAAACTGTCGCCCTCCGTTATCGTTACGCTGAACTGGCCGACTGGCGGCAACCTGCGTTTCCTGTTCAATGACGTCCCCGTCGCCACCGCCATCTACGACGATTACGATCCGCCGTTCACGATTACCGATAAGCATCCGGCGCTGATGGCCTGGATCGGTGATGATGATCAGTCCCCCGAACTGTCAAAATGGATCGAAGGCCAGTTGAACGTGAGGGTGAAGGATGTGAAGACATCAACGCTGAGCGTACCCATGTATTACCCGATCAAGGGTAAAATGCTGCGGCTGAACTATGCGGTCGTCAGACCGGCCGACATCGTCAGGGACTAG